One window of the Lysobacter sp. S4-A87 genome contains the following:
- the prmC gene encoding peptide chain release factor N(5)-glutamine methyltransferase: protein MSKPTPSAAHSAGHTVAQLLAAAAARLPGEEARAEAERLLGHALCVSATWLYSHGEDVPEPARAAGFERLLARRLAGEPVAYLLGQRGFWRFDLQVTPATLIPRPETERLVELALDRLPASQSLRIADLGTGTGAIALALAHERPLAHVVAVDVSEQALSVARENARILGLARVEFRHGDWLAPLAGERFELIASNPPYIADDDAHLQQGDLRFEPRAALASGHDGLDAIRRIVADAPDCLSPGGWLLIEHGWDQGQAVRGLMQARGFGQVETTQDWEARDRVTTGRLAT from the coding sequence ATGAGCAAACCCACTCCGTCCGCCGCCCATTCAGCCGGCCATACCGTGGCCCAGCTGCTGGCGGCCGCCGCCGCGCGCCTGCCGGGCGAGGAAGCCCGGGCCGAGGCCGAACGACTGCTCGGCCATGCCCTGTGCGTGTCGGCCACCTGGTTGTACAGCCATGGCGAGGACGTGCCGGAACCGGCGCGTGCCGCCGGATTCGAGCGCCTGCTCGCGCGCCGGCTGGCCGGCGAACCGGTGGCCTATCTGCTGGGCCAGCGCGGCTTCTGGCGCTTCGACCTGCAGGTGACCCCGGCAACGCTCATTCCGCGCCCGGAAACCGAGCGCCTGGTCGAACTGGCGCTCGATCGGCTGCCGGCCAGCCAGTCTTTGCGCATCGCCGACCTGGGCACGGGCACCGGTGCGATCGCGCTGGCGCTGGCCCATGAAAGGCCGCTGGCGCACGTGGTGGCGGTCGATGTCAGCGAACAGGCGCTGTCGGTGGCGCGCGAGAACGCGCGCATCCTCGGCCTGGCGCGCGTCGAGTTCCGCCATGGCGACTGGCTGGCACCACTGGCGGGCGAGCGTTTCGAGCTGATCGCGAGCAATCCGCCCTACATCGCCGACGACGACGCCCATCTGCAGCAGGGCGACCTGAGGTTCGAACCGCGCGCTGCGCTGGCGTCCGGCCATGACGGACTCGATGCGATCCGACGGATCGTGGCCGATGCGCCGGACTGCCTGTCGCCCGGCGGCTGGCTGCTGATCGAGCACGGTTGGGACCAGGGCCAGGCAGTGCGCGGGCTGATGCAGGCGCGCGGCTTCGGGCAAGT